CTGAAAATTGGAAGAACATTTGGCAGATGTGTCCTGATTGAATGcgttttgttctttcttttcacacGGATTCACAGTGAACTTACGCGCCACATTGCACATGCATGGAGCCAACTTCAGGCATCATCCAGCCCATGGCCTGCAGAGAGGGGTAGTCATCACACAGCTCCACGTTACGGCCCATGAAGTTCTCTCTCTCAAAGATGATCATGCGACTGCTCTGGTGGGACTGAAGGAACAGAGAAGGGCAGTTTGGGATTTTAGATCCCTGAGATGATCGTAGAGTTCCATTTGATCAGAAAAAGACGGAGTGGAACTCACAGCGCAGTAGATGGGGCGCAGAGACATGAGGCGCTCCACATGGTAGGAGATGGAGCCGCTGTAAGCGTCCCAGTGGGGGTACTCCCCTCTCTCCAGGATGAACTGCTGGCCTTGGAAGTCATGGTGCTCAAAACCCACCCAGCTAGTGAGAGAGAGATCCGTTAACCACGGCGTACGTCAAGACGAACAAATCAGCCTCCTGTGTGACGACATTCAGACTTACGCTCCGCTCTCCACCCTGATGGAACGGATGTTGTCCAGCCCACACTCCTGGATGTTGCAGCACTCAGAGGTGAACTCCAGACACTTCCCCTGGAAATGCTCCTGCTCGAACACGGTCACCTGGAGGACGACAGGCATTTAGGTGCCCATGAGGACGCATGTATGTTTCAGCTGGAGAGCATGTAAATCCATTGTAAATTCCTTATGGAACCAGATAAcatgcacaaatgtgt
The Antennarius striatus isolate MH-2024 chromosome 10, ASM4005453v1, whole genome shotgun sequence genome window above contains:
- the cryba1l1 gene encoding crystallin, beta A1, like 1; amino-acid sequence: MYRTTKSPMMQPLVNSGMGMAPFFKVTVFEQEHFQGKCLEFTSECCNIQECGLDNIRSIRVESGAWVGFEHHDFQGQQFILERGEYPHWDAYSGSISYHVERLMSLRPIYCASHQSSRMIIFERENFMGRNVELCDDYPSLQAMGWMMPEVGSMHVQCGAFVCYQYPGYRGQQYIMECERHSGDYQHWRNWGSHCQTPQIQSIRRIQH